CACCTCCTGGCGGAGTCGCCCGGGTTCCGCCAGGGTGAGGCACTCCTCGCCGGTGGGTTCATCACCGCGCCCACGTACACGCAGATGGGTGCCCGGATCACCGAGGAAGGCGGCGCCGACGTCGCGGTGCCGCTGGTCGTGTGAGCGGTCGATGGTTCCGAGAACAAAACCCCGGTGAGCGACGCTCACCGGGGTTTTCTGTCGGGCTGACAGGATTTGAACCTGCGACCACTTGACCCCCAGTCAAGTGCGCTACCAAACTGCGCCACAGCCCGTTGCTCCCTGGAGAAGCGGAGCGATGTAAAGCCTAGCCGACGAGCACGGTTCCGAACCAATCGCCTGGTCAGGCCTCATTTCGGGCCGGTGGCCAGATGTAGTGCGTCGTTGCTTCTGCCGCCACGAAGCGCTACATCTGACACCGGCTGCTAGACGGTCGAACGCTTCTTGAAGAAGATCCACCCGGCGGTCACCAGAACGGCACCCACGAGGGAGCCGATGATGCCACTCGGGCGGAGCTCGAGGCCGTCGCCCGAGAGCAGGCTGATGAGCAGTCCGCCGACGAAGGAGCCGACGATGCCGGCCACCAGGGCGAGACCCCAGTCGACGGTGCGCAGGTTCTTGCCGCCGAGGAGGATCTGCGCCAGGGCGCCGATGACCATGCCGAAAACGATGATTGCCAGGATGAGCACGAGACGCAGTATCTCACAGCAGGTGTCGTGCGCCACCGGCACGCGACACATCCACCGGAGATGGGCAGGTCCGCCACCTGCGCGGTGGCGGACCTGCCCAACGGTGGTGGAGTCGCCGGACGGTGATCAGCGTTTGCGGCGCTGCTCCCGCTTGTCGCGGACGCGGACGTTGATCCGGACGGGCGAACCGTCGAAGTTGAATTCCTCGCGCAAGCGCCGCTCCAGGAACCGGCGATAGCCCGCCTCGAGGAAGCCGGTGGTGAACAGCACGAAGGTCGGCGGCCGCACCGAGGCCTGGGTCGCGAACATCACGCGCGGCTGCCGGCCACCGCGCAGCGGCGGCGGATTGGCGGCGATGACGTCCTTGAGCCAGTTGTTCAGCGGGCCGGTCGAGATGCGCTTGTCCCATGAGTCGAGCGCGGATTCCAGTGCGGGGACCAACTTCTGGACGGCCCGGCCGGTCGACGCCGAGATGTTCACCCGACGCGCCCATGGCACGCGGGCCAGCTCGCGGTCGATCTCCTTGTCCAGCTGGTACCGGCGGTCCTCGTCGACGAGATCCCATTTGTTGAACGCGATCACGAGGGCGCGGCCGCTCTCGATGATGAGCGACAGCACCCGCAGATCCTGTTCGGTGATCGGTTCCGACGCGTCGATCAGCAGGATCGCCACCTCGGCCGCGTCGAGCGCCGACCGCGTCCGCAACGACGCGTAGTACTCGTGGCCGCTCGCGGTCCGCACCTTGCGGCGCAGACCGGCGGTGTCGACGAAGTTCCAGGTCTTGCCGCCCAGTTCGACGAGTTCGTCGACCGGATCCACGGTTGTCCCGGCGACATTGTCGACCACCGACCGCTCGGTGCCGGTGAGCTTGTTCAGCAGCGAACTCTTGCCGACGTTCGGCTTGCCCACCAGGGCGACGCGACGCGGGCCACCGAGAGTCGGTGCCTCCCGCGGGGTCTCGGGCAGCTTGTCCAGGATGATGTCGAGCAGATCACCGGCGCCGCGGCCGTGTGCGGCCGACACCGGATACGGCTCACCGAGTCCCAGCGACCACAGCGATGCGGTGTCGGACTCGAGTCGCTCGCTGTCGACCTTGTTGGCACACAGGATGACCGGGGTCTTCGAGCGTCGCAGGACCCGTGCGACAGCCTCGTCGGTCGCGGTCGCGCCGACCGTGGCGTCGACGACGACGACGATCGCGTCGGCGGTGCGCATCGCCAGCTCGGCCTGCGCGGCGACGGCCTGCTGCAGGCCCTTCGCGTCGGGTTCCCAACCACCGGTGTCGACGACGGTGAACCGCCGGCCCGACCACGACGCCGCGTACGACACCCGGTCCCGGGTGACGCCGGGGATGTCCTCGACCACGGCTTCACGACGCCCCAGGATGCGGTTGACGAGCGTCGACTTGCCGACGTTCGGCCGCCCGACGATCGCGACCACCGGCATGTGTTCGACACCGGACGCGTCGTCGGCTCCCCCGACATCGGTCAGTTGCCAGTCGGATTCGTCCGACCAGGTGCCGTCGCCGGGTAGCGCCGCGAGGTCGTTCGAGTAGTCGTCACTCACCGTTCCACTGCTCCGATCCGGGTCGCGACGAGGCCGCTCAGTTCCGCGAGCACCTCGTCGAGGGTCTTGTCGCTGGTGTCGACGACGGTCGCGTCGTCGGCCGCGCGCAACGGCGAGACCTTGCGTGTCGAGTCGAGATGGTCGCGGCGGTTCACGCTCGCCAGCACCGCGTCGTAGTCGCTGTCGCGACCGCCGGCGAGATTCTGCTTGTGCCGGCGCTCGGCCCGCGCCTCGGGTGTCGCGGTGAGGAAGATCTTGACGTCGGCGTCGGGGAACACCACGGTCCCGATGTCGCGCCCCTCCACGACCACGAACCGGCCCTGCGCATTCTGCTGTTGCAGCGCAACCAGTTTGGTGCGCACCTCGGGTACCGCCGAGACCGCGGAGACGGCGCTGGTGACGTGGTCGGTGCGGATCGGCCCGGAGACGTCGCGCCCGTCGAGGAAGACCTTGGCGCCGTCCCCATCGGGGACCAACTCGATGGCGACGTCGGCGACCACGCGGGCGATTCCGGCCGGATCATCCAGCGCGACACCGGCATCGAGAACGGCGAGAGTCACTGCGCGGTACATCGCGCCGGTGTCGAGATAGCTGGCGCCGACCTCGGCGGCCAGGAGTTTGGACACCGAGGACTTGCCCGTACCGGCCGGACCGTCGATCGCCACGACATGCGTGGTCCCGCCGGCGGACTCCGAAGCTCCGTCGCTCACAGGCCGACCGCCCTGTACAGTCCACCGACCTCGTCGTTGCCGAGGACGCGCAGGCTGCCCGGGCGCTGCTCACCCAACGCGACCGAACCGACATGGGTGCGAACCAGTTTGACGACAGGGAAGCCGACCTCGTCCATCATGCGCCGCACCACGCGGTTGCGACCCTCGTGGAGGGTGATCCGCACCAGCGACTGGCCCTCGTGGACCTCGATCACGGTGAACTTGTCGACCGTCACCGGGCCGTCGTCGAGTTCGACGCCCTCGCGCATGCGACGTCCGATCCCGCGGGGCACCTCGCCCTTGAGCGTGGCGAGGTAGGTCTTGGGCACCTCGAAGGACGGGTGCATCAACCGGTGCGCGAGTTCACCGTCGTTGGTCAGCAGCAGCAGACCCTCGGTGTCGGCGTCGAGGCGGCCGACGTGGAACAGACGCTGACCGGCCATGACCCGCTCGGCGACCACATCACCGACGCAGGGACGGCCCTGGTCGTCGGACATCGTCGACTGCCAGCCCTTGGGTTTGTTGAAGGCGAGGTACTGCCGGGTCTCGTCCATGATCACGCGGGCACCGTCGACGCGGATGATCGCGGTGTCCGGGTCGATGCGCAGCCCCTGCTCGGTGACGATCTCCCCGTCGACCTCGACACGACCCGCCGCGATCAGTTCCTCGGCGCCGCGGCGCGAGGCCACCCCCGCCTGGGCGAGCACCTTCTGCAGGCGGACGCCGTCTTCGACGTAGTTGGCGCCGGCACCCTCGCCGTGCTCAGGCGTCTGGTGCCGCGCCGGTCGGGCGTTGTTCAGCCGGATCCGGCCCACTTCGGCGTTCGGCTTCGACGACCCCTTGCGGTGGTCTTCTTGGTTCGCGGCTGTTGTGCGGGCGCGCCCTTGCGGCGTTTTCCCGGTGAGCCATCTCGGCCAGCGGATGCCATGTTCTCTCAGTCCTGTGAGTCGGTGGTGGTGCCACCGTCGATGATCAGTTCATTCGAGTCTGACGGTTGGGTGGACAGTTTGGCGAATCGGGGATCCGAGAGCAGCTCCTCGTCGAGGTCGTCGATCAGGTCGACGTCCGGCAGCAGGGGCGCCAGATCGGGCAGTTCCGACAGTGACGCCAGCCCGAGCCGTTCCAGGAAGAGTTCGGTGGTGGCATAGGTCGTCGCGTTCGTGGTCGGTTCGCTGCCGACCTCGTTGATCAGTCCGCGAGCGACGAGGGTGCGGATCACGCCGTCGACGTTGACGCCGCGGATGGCGCTCACCCGTGCCCGGGTGACCGGTTGCCGGTAGGCGATGACCGCCAGCGTCTCGAGCGCCGCCCGCGTGAGCTTCGACCGCGCGCCGTCGAGCAGCAGCCGCTCCACGTAGGGGGCGTACTCCGCCCGGGTGTAGTAACGCCAGCCGTCGCCGGCGAAGCGCAGATCGATGCCGCTGCCCGACGCCGTGAGCTCCGACGACATGGCGTTGAGTGTCTCCCGGACCCGCGTGCGGTCCTGGTCGACGGCGTTCGCGAGTTCTTCGGTGGTGACCGGGGTGTCCACGACGAGCAGCACCGCCTCCAGGGCGGAACGGAGTCGCGCGTCGTCGAGGTACTCCCCTTCGCCCTGCAGAGTGGTCTGCTCGGGTTCGGCCGGTCCCGGGTCCTCTCCCTCGGCTACGCCGGTCGGGTCGTGGTGGTCGACCTCAGGAGCGTGATCAGTCATCCGTAGTCCTCTGCCTTGTCGATGCGCAGGTCGTCGGCACCGCGCTCCCCCGTCCACATCACCGCGAGATCGCCGAGTGCCTCGGGTTGTTCGAAGGTGATGGCCTGCTCCCGGAACAACTCGAGCAGGCCGAGGAAGCTACCGACGATCTCCAGCACGTTCTCGCAGTCCGCGGTCAGCTCGCCGAAGGTCAGCCATGTGCCCGGTACCGCACTGAGGAGAGATGCCATCCGACGTGCCTGGCCCGGAACCGACACCTTCTGGACGTCGTGCAGATGGTCGAGGCCGACGGTGGGCACCGGACGCGGCGTCAGCCCCGCCGCGGCGACCTGCGCGAAGCCGTTGGCGTCGACACCGAGGGTGACCTCCGGCAGCAGATCCTCGAAGCGCTTCTCGAGCGACACCGCGCGTGGGTAGCGCTGCAGGGCGGCGGCCTCGAGTTCGCCGAACAGGGCGGCGACCTGCTTGTAGGCGCGGTACTGCAGCAACCGCGCGAACAACAGGTCCCGGGCTTCGAGGAGTGCGAGGTCCTCCGGATCATCGACCTCGCCGGAGGGCAGCAGGCGAGCCGCCTTGAGATCCAGCAGCGTCGCCGCGACGACGAGGAATTCGGTCGTCTGGTCGAGCCCCATCTCCGGGCCGAGTGCGCGGGTGTAGGCGATGAAGTCGTCGGTCACCTCGTGCAGCGCCACCTCGGTCACATCGAGGCGGTGCTGCGAGATCAGGTTCAGCAGCAGGTCGAACGGACCCTCGAAGTTGCGCAGCTTGACCCGGAAACCGGACTCCTCGGCACCGACCTCGGACGACGCTTCCGCCGCGCTCGAAGCATCTTCGGGCACAACCGAATCGGACGCGCCGGGTTCGGATACGGCGGTTTCGGACACGGCGGGTTCGGGGACTGCCTGGTCGGTGCCGGTCGTCATGCGGGCGTGACGTTGCGGGCGATCACCTCGCGTGCGAGCGCCCGGTACGCCTTCGCGCCGGCCGACCGCGGCGCCCACGATGTGATCGGTTCCCCGGCGACGCTGGTCTCCGGGAACCGGACGGTGCGGGCGATGACGGTGTCGTAGACCGCGTCGCCGAACACCTCGACGACGCGGGCCATCACCTCACGGGAGTGCAGTGTGCGGGCGTCGAACATGGTGACCAGGATGCCGCCGAGGTCCAGGCGCGGGTTGAGCCGGTCGCGCACCTTGTTGATCGTGTCGGTGAGCAGAGCCAGCCCGCGCAGGCTGAAGTACTCGCACTCCATCGGGATAAGCACGGTGTCGGCGCAGGCCAGCGCGTTGACGGTGAGCAGACCCAGCGACGGCTGGCAGTCGATGAGGACGACGTCGTAGCGGTCGAGCACGGGATGCAGTGCCCGGCCGAGCGACTGCTCGCGACCCACCTCGGTCACCAGCTGGATCTCCGCGGCCGACAGGTCGATGTTGCTGGGCAGCAGGTCGAGACCGTCGACGCGGGTCCGCATCAGGACCTCGTCGGTGGCCACCTGCGGCGGTACGAGGAGGTTGTAGACGGTCTGTTCCAGCTCGTGATGCGGCACACCGAGTCCCGCGGACAGCGCACCCTGCGGGTCGAGGTCGACGAGCAGGACCCGACGACCGTATTCGGCAAGCGCAGCACCGAGATTGATGGTCGACGTCGTTTTGCCGACGCCGCCCTTCTGATTGCAGACCGCGATCACCGTGGCGGGTCCGTGACGGTCCAGCGGAGCGGGCTCGGGTACGTCGCGATACGGCCGCCCGGTGGGGCCGATCTCGTCGGCATCGTGCTCGGCCTCGTCGGTGTCGTTTCCGGGCGACACCTGGATGCTGTACTGATCTCCCGGACGGGCGCCAGACCCTCCCGGACGGGCGCCAGACAGGGGTGCGCTCGGAGTGGTCACGTGTCCGCCGCTCCCTTCGCTGTTCGATGCCGCTTCTCGGTAGTTCAGTTGTACGTTCACGGCCGAGCCTCGTATCAGCCTAGGACATCTCCCCGGTCATCCCGGCGTCGGCGCGCCCGGGGGATCCGCGGGGTCAACGCGCCCTCGGATGGGCGACGGCATAGACCTCCCGCATCGTGTTGACCGTCACGAGCGTGTACACCTGCGTGGTGGTGACCGAGGCATGGCCCAGGAGTTCCTGCACGACGCGGACGTCGGCGCCGCCGTCGAGCAGATGGGTCGCGAAGCTGTGCCGGAGGGTGTGCGGCGAGACCGCCTTGTCGAGGCCGGCTCGTTCGGCCGCGGTGACGAGCACCTGCCAGGCGCTCTGCCGCGAGAGCCGCCCACCGCGCGCGTTCAGGAACACCGCGGGCGTCGCCCGTGACACCAGCGCGGGTCGCCCGCGGACGAGGTACGCCTCGAGTGCCTGGACGGCGGGCCCGCCGAGCGGCACGAGACGCTCTTTCCCGCCCTTGCCCCGGAGGCGAACCGCGCGCATGTCGTCGAGATCGAGATCGTCGAGATCGAGGGAGGTGGCCTCGGAGATCCGCGCCCCGCAGCTGTAGAGGAATTCCAGCAGCGCGCGGTCCCGCAACCCGCGCGGATGGTCCTCGACGCCGGCCGAATCGAGAATGGCGAGCACCTCGTCGACCGGCAGGGATTTCGGCAGGCGCCGCGCCGCGCGCGGCGGCCGGACATCGTGCGCGACGTCGGTCGGCACGATCCCCTCGTCCACCGCGAACTTGTGAAAACGCCTGGTGGCGACCAGGGTTCGCGCGATCGAACTGTCCGCCAGCGGGGCGAACCCCGCCTCGGCGTCACCGCGACGGAGTTCGACGAGGAACTCGCGGATGTCCTCTTCGGTCACGGCGTCGAGTGACGGGATCCCCCGCCGGTCGAGATACCCGCGATACCTCTCGAGATCGCGCCGGTAGGACGACACTGTGTTGGCCGCCGCACCCCGCTCCACCGTCAGGTGATCGAGGTAGCGCGCGATGTCGGCGGCCAGGGTCACGACCGGCGGCCCCCATCGTCGGCACGTCGGTTCCGTAACGCGGTCGGCTCGTCCGGCCACGGGGCGTCGACGCCGCGGAGGCCGGCCGTCGACCCGCTGGCTGCGGCCGCGGCCAGGATGCCGGCCACGCTCGTCGCGTTGACGATCTCCCCCGACAACACCTTCGCGACGGCGTCGTCGAGCGGCACCCACTCGATCGACATGTCGGCTTCCTCGTCGACGCGTTCGGCCGCGTCGAGATAATGCAGCCCCTCGGCGAGATACAACCGCAGCGCCTCGTCGGTGAAGCCGGGTGACAACGCGAGGTCGACCAGGACGTGCCACGAGTCGGCGGCAAGGTCGGCCTCCTCGGCCAGCTCGCGCTGGGCGGCGGCCAGGGGTTCTTCGTCGGCCTGATCGAGCAACCCGGCGGGCAACTCGAGCAGACGTCGGCCGATCGGGTGACGGTACTGCCGCACCATCGCCACCCGGCCGGCGTCGTCGCGCGCCAGGATCGCGACGGCGCCGAAATGTTCGACGACCTCCCGCTCGGCGACGCGCCCGCCCGGCATCTCGACGTCGTCGACCCGGAGGGTGATGATCGCGCCGTCGTAGACGGTGCGGCTCTCCTTGACCTCGAAGTCGTGGCCCAACGCGGTCAGTCCCTGCCGGCAGGGTCGTCGAGGACTGCCTCGCCCAGCCCGGCCACCGGTTCCACCGTGACCGCGTTGACGGCGGCCACCGCGTCCGCGGGAGCGTCGTTCGACTCGTAGTCGTCACCGAGGTCGACCGGAAGACGTTCGGCCGCCTTGTACTTCAGGGCCGCCTCGATGAACGACCGGAACAGCGGATGCGGGCGGGTCGGCCGGCTCTTGAGCTCCGGGTGTGCTTGCGTGGCAACCAGATACGGGTGCACCGACTTGGGGTACTCGACGAATTCGACGAGGTGCCCATCGGGCGAGGTACCCGAGAACACGAGCCCGGAGTCGGCGATCTTGTCGCGGTAGGCGTTGTTGACCTCGAAGCGATGACGGTGACGCTCGGACACCTCCCGCGTCCCGTAGGCCTCGGCGACGACGGACCCGGCCTTCAGCACGGCGTCGTAGGCACCGAGTCGCATGGTGCCGCCCAGGTCGGCGTCGCCGGCCACCGCGTCGGCCTGATCGGCCATCGTCGAGATCACCGGGTGCGGGGTCTCCGGGTCGAACTCGGTCGAGCTGGCCTCGTCGAGGCCGACCGAACGGGCCGCCTCGATGACCACACATTGCAGCCCGAGGCACAAGCCCAACAGCGGGATCCCGCGCCGCCGTGCGTACGAGATGGCACCGACCTTGCCCTCGATGCCGCGGATGCCGAAACCGCCGGGGATCAGGATCGCGTCGACGTCGCCGAGGGCGGCCTGCGCGCCGGCTTGGGTGGCGCACTCATCCGACGGCACCCACTTGATCTCGGTGCGCGCCTTCCAGGCGAAGCCACCGGCGCGGATGGCCTCGGTCACCGACAGGTAGGCGTCGGGGAGATCGACGTACTTGCCGACCAGCGCGACACGCACTGTCTCGCGCGGCTCGTGCACACGGCGGAGGAGCTCGCCCCACACCGTCCAGTCGACGTCGCGGAACGGCAGACCGAGCTTGCGGACCACGTAGGCGTCGAGGTGCTCGCTGTGGAGCACCTTCGGGATGTCGTAGATCGACGGGGCGTCGGGGGTGGAGATCACGCCGTCGAGTTCGACGTCGCACATGAGCGCGATCTTCTTCTTGAGCCCTTCGGGCACATCGCGGTCGCAGCGCAGGATCAGCGCGTCGGGCTGGATGCCGACGTTGCGCAGCGCGGCGACCGAGTGCTGGGTCGGCTTGGTCTTGAGTTCCCCCGACGGCGCGAGGTAGGGCACGAGCGAGACGTGCAGGAAGAAGACATTGTCGCGGCCGACGTCGTGGCGCACCTGTCGCGCGGCCTCGATGAACGGCAGCGACTCGATGTCGCCGACCGTGCCACCGATCTCGGTGATGACCACATCGGGCACCTCACCGTCGGCGTCGGGTTCGGCCATGGCCAGCACGCGCGACTTGAGCTCGTCGGTGATGTGCGGGATGACCTGAACGGTTTCACCGAGGTACTCGCCGCGGCGCTCCTTGGCGATGACCGACGAATACACCTGTCCGGTGGTCACATTCGCCGACTGCGAGAGATTGCGGTCGAGGAAACGCTCGTAATGTCCGACGTCGAGATCGGTCTCGGCGCCGTCCTCGGTCACGAACACCTCACCGTGCTGGAACGGATTCATGGTGCCCGGATCGACGTTCAGATACGGATCGAGCTTCTGCATGGTGACCCGGAGGCCCCGCGAGGTGAGAAGCTGACCCAGGCTGGAGGCCGTCAGGCCCTTGCCCAGCGAAGAGGCGACGCCACCGGTCACAAAGATGTGCTTGGTGTCGTGTACATGGCGAAGTGGTCGCAAAAGAAGTGTCTCCCGTCGGCCGAATCGGGGCCGATGCCCTGATTACCTACGGGACTCCAGGGTAACACCACCGACGCCCGACGCCGCACCGCCACACCGTCGACGGGTGTGGCGGTACTCGCGTGCGGTGGCGGACTCGATCTCAGGCAGCCGGTCGTCCGTCGGCACCGACGGTGATCGCGGTCGCGCCCGGTCCGGTGCCGTAGGAGCCGGTCGTCCCGTCGGCCTCGGCGGCCAGGGCGAGGATCGTCGTGATGAGACCCGTCGGCTGGTCGATGTTGTCGACGGTCGAGACCGCGTTGGCCAGCGACGGATCCGAGCGGACGATGGCGATCGGCGACCCGCCCGCCGCGGAGCCGGTGCGTCCGACCAGTACCCCGCCGACCCCGCGTGCCGACAGCGTGGCGGCCAGGCGGCCGACCAGCGTGCCCTGCGCACCGGAGTCCGGACCGAACTCGTCACCGGTCACCACCACCACCAGATCGGTCGGGGTGATCGCGTTGTCGGCGTAGTCGATGAACCCACCGTCGCGCAGTGTCGCCAGCCCGGTCCGACGGTCCCCGGACGACGCCGGTCGCGCTGTCTCGTTCGACAGCACGAGGGCCCCGAGCAGGTCCCCGACCCGGCCCCCGGAATCGGTCAGTTCCGCGCGCAGCATCGTGCCCGGCGGAATGGTCTGGTCGACGATCGTCCGCAGTTCCTCGGACTTGCCGTCGGTGAGCAGTGCGTCGGTCAAACCGATCTGTCCGCCGAATCGGGCACCGGCACCCGAGATCGATTCTTTGACCGCATCGACATCGGCATCCGCCGCGTTCGGTGCGGTGACCACCAGCACGGACTGCCCCTTGAGCTTGTTCGCGATCAGCCGGGGTGTGATGGCGAGGTCGAAGCTGTTGGAGGCGTTGAGCTTTGCGTTGAGATCGTCGCGCTCGCTCTCCAGGTCGCCGATGCGGTCACGACTCGTGCCGGTCATCGAGTTGACGCGGTCCCCGACGAATCCCGAACCCAGGAACAGTCCCAGGGCGAGCGCGAGGAAGACCGCGACCAGCGAGATCGCATGCTGTCGTAGCGAGATCATCGGCTACCGGTTCCAGACCTCTCGAGCCCAGTCGAGCAGCGCATTCCACTGCACGACGATCCAGTCGGTGATGTCGGTGCCCGCGTTCGACAGCAGCACGGCGGCGATGACGGCGACGAGTGCCGCGAGCACGACACACGCGATCGCGGCACCGGACACCCGACTGCGGTAGAGCGTGGCGACCGCCTTCGCGTCGACGAGCTTCTGGCCCACCTTCAGTCGGGTCAGGAACATCGACGGATTGCTCTCCCGGCGCGACCGGTCGAAGAAGTCGTCGAGCGATCCCGGGTAGCCGACGGTGACGATCAGGTCGGCGCCGTGGTAGTCGGTGAGCAGCAACGCGAGGTCGCCGGCCGACCCGGCGGCCGGGAACGTGGTGGCCCCGATGCCGAGGTCCTGAATGCGTTCGAGCCCGGTCGCGTGTCCGTCGGTGTCGGCCGGAAGCACCAGCTGTGCACCGGATTTCAGCGTCGGAGTCTTCATGGTCTCGGGATCGCCGACGATGATCGACGGCTTGTACCCGGCCTTCATCAGCGTGTCCGCACCGGCTCCGACGCCCACCATGACGGGCTGGTACTCCTTGATGAACGGTTTCAGCGAGCGGAGGTCGGCGGCACGGTCGGCACCTTCGCCGACGATGACGACGTGACGGCCTGCGACGTCGACGTCGATCTCCGGCACACCGACCCCGTCGATCAGCAGCGGCGACTCGCTGCGGATGAACTCGATCGTGTTGCCCGAGAACGCCTCGAGATGGTCGACGAGGCCCGCCTTGGCACCGATCATGATGTCGGCGATGTCGCGCTCCTCGAGCTCGGTACCGAGGGCGAGTCGCCGTTCGCCGACGAAGAGCCGGTCGTTGTGGACCCGCACCTTGGCACCGTCCTTGACCCGCTTGAAGATCTCCGGACCCACATCGTCGAGCAGCACGATGCCGGAGGCCACCAGGACCTCGGGTCCGAGGTTGGGGTAGCGGCCGGTGATCGACCGCGAGGCGTTGACCACGGCCACGACGTTGGCCTCGACGAGCGCGTCGGCGGTCACCCGGTCGAGGTCGACCTCGTCGAGGATGGCGATGTCGCCCGGCCCGACGCGGTTGAGCAGCCGTTTCGTGTTCTTGTCGATTCTGGCGATACCGGTCACGCCAGGCAGTTCTTCGGTGTTACGCGCGAGCAGTGCAGGCATCTTCATGACGGCCATGATCGGCCGAAGGCACGCCTCAGCCGGGGAGGCGCGCCGTAACAACAGCAACTTTTGTCACACACGTACCATGTGTTTCACCGTCCGCGGTGCTCAGTCGGCGGCGCGCTCCGCCTCCGCGGTGGCCAGCAATTCCTCGGCGTGGGCGCGCCCGGTGTCGGACTCCCCCAGGCCCGCGAGCATGCGGGCCAACTCCGCCACTCGCTCGCTCCGATCGAGCGTGCGCACACTGCTGGTGACGAGCGCCCCCTTCTTGCTCTTGCCGATGACCAGGTGGTTGTCGGCGA
The genomic region above belongs to Gordonia hongkongensis and contains:
- a CDS encoding GlsB/YeaQ/YmgE family stress response membrane protein, whose protein sequence is MLILAIIVFGMVIGALAQILLGGKNLRTVDWGLALVAGIVGSFVGGLLISLLSGDGLELRPSGIIGSLVGAVLVTAGWIFFKKRSTV
- the der gene encoding ribosome biogenesis GTPase Der, encoding MSDDYSNDLAALPGDGTWSDESDWQLTDVGGADDASGVEHMPVVAIVGRPNVGKSTLVNRILGRREAVVEDIPGVTRDRVSYAASWSGRRFTVVDTGGWEPDAKGLQQAVAAQAELAMRTADAIVVVVDATVGATATDEAVARVLRRSKTPVILCANKVDSERLESDTASLWSLGLGEPYPVSAAHGRGAGDLLDIILDKLPETPREAPTLGGPRRVALVGKPNVGKSSLLNKLTGTERSVVDNVAGTTVDPVDELVELGGKTWNFVDTAGLRRKVRTASGHEYYASLRTRSALDAAEVAILLIDASEPITEQDLRVLSLIIESGRALVIAFNKWDLVDEDRRYQLDKEIDRELARVPWARRVNISASTGRAVQKLVPALESALDSWDKRISTGPLNNWLKDVIAANPPPLRGGRQPRVMFATQASVRPPTFVLFTTGFLEAGYRRFLERRLREEFNFDGSPVRINVRVRDKREQRRKR
- the cmk gene encoding (d)CMP kinase produces the protein MSDGASESAGGTTHVVAIDGPAGTGKSSVSKLLAAEVGASYLDTGAMYRAVTLAVLDAGVALDDPAGIARVVADVAIELVPDGDGAKVFLDGRDVSGPIRTDHVTSAVSAVSAVPEVRTKLVALQQQNAQGRFVVVEGRDIGTVVFPDADVKIFLTATPEARAERRHKQNLAGGRDSDYDAVLASVNRRDHLDSTRKVSPLRAADDATVVDTSDKTLDEVLAELSGLVATRIGAVER
- the scpB gene encoding SMC-Scp complex subunit ScpB yields the protein MTDHAPEVDHHDPTGVAEGEDPGPAEPEQTTLQGEGEYLDDARLRSALEAVLLVVDTPVTTEELANAVDQDRTRVRETLNAMSSELTASGSGIDLRFAGDGWRYYTRAEYAPYVERLLLDGARSKLTRAALETLAVIAYRQPVTRARVSAIRGVNVDGVIRTLVARGLINEVGSEPTTNATTYATTELFLERLGLASLSELPDLAPLLPDVDLIDDLDEELLSDPRFAKLSTQPSDSNELIIDGGTTTDSQD
- a CDS encoding segregation and condensation protein A; this translates as MTTGTDQAVPEPAVSETAVSEPGASDSVVPEDASSAAEASSEVGAEESGFRVKLRNFEGPFDLLLNLISQHRLDVTEVALHEVTDDFIAYTRALGPEMGLDQTTEFLVVAATLLDLKAARLLPSGEVDDPEDLALLEARDLLFARLLQYRAYKQVAALFGELEAAALQRYPRAVSLEKRFEDLLPEVTLGVDANGFAQVAAAGLTPRPVPTVGLDHLHDVQKVSVPGQARRMASLLSAVPGTWLTFGELTADCENVLEIVGSFLGLLELFREQAITFEQPEALGDLAVMWTGERGADDLRIDKAEDYG
- a CDS encoding ParA family protein; amino-acid sequence: MTTPSAPLSGARPGGSGARPGDQYSIQVSPGNDTDEAEHDADEIGPTGRPYRDVPEPAPLDRHGPATVIAVCNQKGGVGKTTSTINLGAALAEYGRRVLLVDLDPQGALSAGLGVPHHELEQTVYNLLVPPQVATDEVLMRTRVDGLDLLPSNIDLSAAEIQLVTEVGREQSLGRALHPVLDRYDVVLIDCQPSLGLLTVNALACADTVLIPMECEYFSLRGLALLTDTINKVRDRLNPRLDLGGILVTMFDARTLHSREVMARVVEVFGDAVYDTVIARTVRFPETSVAGEPITSWAPRSAGAKAYRALAREVIARNVTPA
- the xerD gene encoding site-specific tyrosine recombinase XerD — its product is MTLAADIARYLDHLTVERGAAANTVSSYRRDLERYRGYLDRRGIPSLDAVTEEDIREFLVELRRGDAEAGFAPLADSSIARTLVATRRFHKFAVDEGIVPTDVAHDVRPPRAARRLPKSLPVDEVLAILDSAGVEDHPRGLRDRALLEFLYSCGARISEATSLDLDDLDLDDMRAVRLRGKGGKERLVPLGGPAVQALEAYLVRGRPALVSRATPAVFLNARGGRLSRQSAWQVLVTAAERAGLDKAVSPHTLRHSFATHLLDGGADVRVVQELLGHASVTTTQVYTLVTVNTMREVYAVAHPRAR
- a CDS encoding NUDIX domain-containing protein; this translates as MGHDFEVKESRTVYDGAIITLRVDDVEMPGGRVAEREVVEHFGAVAILARDDAGRVAMVRQYRHPIGRRLLELPAGLLDQADEEPLAAAQRELAEEADLAADSWHVLVDLALSPGFTDEALRLYLAEGLHYLDAAERVDEEADMSIEWVPLDDAVAKVLSGEIVNATSVAGILAAAAASGSTAGLRGVDAPWPDEPTALRNRRADDGGRRS
- a CDS encoding CTP synthase, which encodes MRPLRHVHDTKHIFVTGGVASSLGKGLTASSLGQLLTSRGLRVTMQKLDPYLNVDPGTMNPFQHGEVFVTEDGAETDLDVGHYERFLDRNLSQSANVTTGQVYSSVIAKERRGEYLGETVQVIPHITDELKSRVLAMAEPDADGEVPDVVITEIGGTVGDIESLPFIEAARQVRHDVGRDNVFFLHVSLVPYLAPSGELKTKPTQHSVAALRNVGIQPDALILRCDRDVPEGLKKKIALMCDVELDGVISTPDAPSIYDIPKVLHSEHLDAYVVRKLGLPFRDVDWTVWGELLRRVHEPRETVRVALVGKYVDLPDAYLSVTEAIRAGGFAWKARTEIKWVPSDECATQAGAQAALGDVDAILIPGGFGIRGIEGKVGAISYARRRGIPLLGLCLGLQCVVIEAARSVGLDEASSTEFDPETPHPVISTMADQADAVAGDADLGGTMRLGAYDAVLKAGSVVAEAYGTREVSERHRHRFEVNNAYRDKIADSGLVFSGTSPDGHLVEFVEYPKSVHPYLVATQAHPELKSRPTRPHPLFRSFIEAALKYKAAERLPVDLGDDYESNDAPADAVAAVNAVTVEPVAGLGEAVLDDPAGRD